Genomic DNA from Schistosoma haematobium chromosome 1, whole genome shotgun sequence:
GTGAAGCGGGAAGGAGGAAggccaaacaacacattacgttgggaaatagatggagatatgaaaaagattaataacaactggaaagatttGGAAAGGACTGACCAGGACAGGGTtttatggagaatgctggtgagcggcctatgctccttcacgaggagtaacagacgtaagtaagtaagtaaagcaaACTAAAAGTCGATAGATCTAGCTGAATAGACTGAAGAACGACTCCATAATAAATGCTTCTATATGGAACTTAAAAAACACTGTCAGAGAATTCAAAACATGTAGAAATTCGTTTGTGGATGCgtaactcattgaagaaaattgttttataaatcAGTAAAGTGTTTTATAAAGAGCCACCAAAACTGCCAGGATGACGCGAGGCTAGAAGAATCATTGATAAAGCAACTGAATAATCTGACTTCAGAGGATTTCTATGAATGTTTTAAACAATGGGAACGGAGATAAGACAATGTCACTGTCACATATAGGAGATAAGCGTCATGTACAGTATTTAAAATGAAGTTTTTCTGACCGTCATCTGATCATTTATTGAGCAGGTTACGTAATATTTTTTGAATCAAAGTAAGCTGTAACTAGAACTTTATTACGCAGTCCGTCTTACAATTTtcaattattaacatttttatatCGCATTCTAAGCCCTCTAATTAGAGCTTTAATACTTCCATTTTTGGCATTTGATAGCACTATCCAAGAGGAAATGTTTGAATCTATTTCGCTCTCCTGTGACTATGAAGTCACCATATCACAAAAAACAGTGTTTCAATTTTAGGCATTTATAACTATGTTCTTAGATTGTGACTAGTAGAGACACAAGTAAGGTACCTTAGAAAACGACAAGTTCCCTGTGATTCCCACTCATTGGAAAATGTAACAAATATAGAATCATTCAGAATTACAACTTTTCTAAACGTTATACAGTATACTGTTCTGCTTGAGTATACTTAAAAGTCAGGTATGCAatataatttatcaaataaacttACTCTCGGAAATCAAGATCGTTACTAACCCAATAGaatgttttatttgaataaagtaAGTAGTTCAAAAATACATCTTGATGATACATTTGTTTTCACACTATAAACTAAATTTGTGACTGTTGATTTCTCAGTTAAATTACCAACTTAGAAATAATTAGGTTATTACTAACATATATTTacgtatcagaagggattttgtggagtttgtagtaatttcattggttgagatcatgagtcaattgaagctagaccaacatggaaaacctgggactcctcagcagtgcccatccacgagcTCACTTCaggggattcgaacccaagacctatcagtctcgcgcgcgagaaaATGGTGGGTGTGTCGTTcagtttcatggattagttgaagttagacattgacaccattggatgccagtccattggtctagtggttaggcgctcgtgCGTGAGACAAATAGGTCCtgagttggaatctcgcgagctGGAATATTGTATATGCACTTTTGTGGAGTCCCACACTATtaagaaacggccatccagtgcttccaggttttccatggtggtctagcttcaattgactcatgatctcaactactgataTATTTATGTCTTGAAACAACAGAAATGTTTATCTAAAATGATTCAAAATGAACTATtcaaatctaaacatttcattttcaaattgaATACCTCTCCCATAtttaatatcatttattattaaaaaacatCCAACTAAATCTAGTTATCATTCAAGAATCTGGTAGAGATACAACTATTACATTGTATATTCATTCAATGATTTAATAAAACcttatttctttaattttacaaaaacaaataaatgacatcCATAGAAACCAAATACATTTCAAATCGAAATACCAACGAAAAAACTCGTCAAAAACTAGACTTAGTAACTACTCCATTTCTTGTGCTTTAAAGTTTCTAATCAGATGGAATAAGAAacttaaagaaaaacaaacaaccgAATACCCTGTTTGACAGATAATTACattcttatttaatttaattagtcAATAAACCAcaatcaccaccaccaccactaacaacaacaaaacaaacaattatttatgtttttcaATGATTGCCTTTAATGTTCAACCCATTTTCAATGTCCGAAATCTAGttgaaagaaaaacaatcaaaCGACCTTGAAAAGGACatattagaaagaaaaaaaatactacATTCATTCAAATGAAGTCAAGTTTAATAGTAACTACTGATATCAATGAATTAAGTATGTTCATCAAAGAATATTTAGATATTATGAAGTCTTAAATTTCAACATTATTGAAGCTTTGATAAACTACAGAAGCTATTTGAAGGGGgatgttatttcatttaattcaaagcttgtaaaaaaaagaacagtaacatttatttttatcccTAGTCTATTCTATagatcataagctttcgtttgatgtatgattcactgttataaccttttttgttccaaaactATAGTAATTTAAACGTAATACTTTGTACTCTATTTTCTTTGCTTATCTCTCCAGTTTTggatataattgtatttttcttaaTTGTTGTGCATTGTGGTCTGGTTagttatctatttattcatgtactttTTTACACCAATCTGAAATCGGGAATAAATTGTGTAGTATTCCAGCtgacttgtcttctctcactcgcgtgcttgtgAGCCAATCAGATGATGAGATAGTTTTCGTCTGTATACCTCAAGCAGTTGATCTTACGcatactagcctcaaggttaagccagtCAGTCTATCTAGATTAGACGTGTTATACTCTGCacaaaagtgggtagacagatcaaggacgtaacaaTTATGTGCATCAAAATTGTTAGTAAATAATGGAATATTAtcttattttaatagtttaattcacgagtcaattgaagctagaccattatagaaaaccttgaagcactagacggccgtttcgtcctagttttagattcttcagcagtgcttctaggtttttcatgttggtctaacttcaatcgactaatgaattcaactatgaaaatactttaatattcacaaaacccctcactataatattaattttcataatatCAATACGTGTTATGTATCATTGTTTTAGGTAACGGAGCTTTAACTCCGAGTGTATTTGAAGTAACGATATTCATCTTAAATGATTCTTTTATTTAGGAAAATAAGATAAATCATAGATATATAGAAGGAaacactgactgactgatcctcatttaatagttaaagggagcaccagttccctcaagattacacgtacaccttgctgacgagagccaagtagcacgaaacccgggtccagggtttcctgtcgactacctccaaccaccatctaatctcaatatatagtgcccacagtgtcgagtcacctagaatagtggccacattgcaacacgatcgatagcattcggtctgcactaataataaagactagacacgcatgataTTGATCGCCTCCCagcgatcaatcaattgtaaggTTTTATACTTACTAAATTATCAGTTAGTATTGTCATGGATCCTAAGACAagaatgaaacaactgtttaacttcttcctgattttcacTGGTCCTTCAAAGGATATGAGTTCAATGTGATCGTTTAATTCAAATTAAACGATCcatatatactacttatcttGATAGTAATACGTAATGGCAGTGTAAATTATTTCTTTCCATACACTGAATGAACaatttttaacaaaattaaataaaatcacATTGTTTTTCCGCCGAAAACACAAACTTGTCTAAATTAGATAACCATTAATAATCTAGAAACACTGAACAGATGTTTGGTTCTACGATGAGATTCTTCAGTAGTGCAAATCCACGATTGTCCAAACTATTCATTTAATTGCTAGTATATATCTATTTATTCGATAAAATTATGATTgttctgatggagttttgttctttgagctggatgttttggtcGACTAAACCACATGACCAAAACAtacagctcaaagaacaaaactccatcagaatCATCCAACTAAGCTAcgaatcttctccaccatctcaaattatgattatattcacagtaatataattcattttaaataataaaaacctGACTAGTTTAATGATAAACAAgttaacaacaataaaaaaattaattcatttgatattgtcttacttgaatctttccattgatgttttaggaccgaaattgatcagtctcttattggcatatgtgcatactgtgcgtgtgcctcgatattgccttaatttacaagcattttaagcaaagatggatagtggctagcagtggaatccaggacgcgcgtttcgtcctgtttgggactcgtcaactggatgtacctgcatctcagagttgatgttcactctgggactcgaactcagtaccgttcgcttcaaacgttcgccacaatccatctttgcttaaaataaaaaaattgttttgcaAAACTATTAGTTGCGTTTTGATTCATCATAAAGTAAATATACAACATAATCTAAGTAGATTAGTTGATATTGTAAAGAAATAGACAGAATTTCTTTAATTATGAATAGTTTCAATGAAAATgttaaatcaatcaattaaaatcGATATTTTAAGGAACTTAAAAGGAATGGAAATAGTCTATTGCTTTTTAATATTTGTATAATTACTGGTAAAATCTATAGTGGATGGATAATggttaattaattatataaatataattaatgaTCATTTGAGAAATCACCGaagtataaagaaaaaaaaatgaacCCCTTCTTATTTAGTGACTCTTCAGTTGTCAATTATTAAACCTAGATCTTTTAGATCTTATAgataatgaattttaatttgAGAAATTCGTTTAATGTTGACTAGTTTAAAATTTCAACTTTTGGTTATTTGAGATCAATTAAatggacgaaatggccgtccagtgctttcaggttttcaatggtggtctaaaatcaatcggttcacgattTCAGTCAATGGATACTAACTTTGATTTAACTTTATCAAGTACAATGTATCAATAGAATTTCATGAAtccattttattgttttatattattgaattgcttattaatttaaataattgcATTTATGAAACAAATGAAAGAATGAACAAACAATCTGATCTGACTTCTATCAATTTTGTTCTAACCGGTAGAATTTAGACATTTATCAAATATGATTACAAGTCTATTGACTAGGAAAATAAGGATAAGATATATCCAATAATTTGTAGTAAAACcgtttttcaatattcaatctGTGTGAGATATCCAAAGTTTTCTTGGATTTTTTTTCCCATTCATTCTTTATTGTGTATAAAAGCATGATATTCACTGGAAATTACACTTGAAGCTTTAAGTTTTACTATATTTGCTTTTACATCCAGTAAGTTGGGATAAACAACAGTGGTTTGTTTAGAGAAGGTATATGTAAAACAGGTTTAGATGACTAAAAAATGGAATCATTAGTGAAAGTTGTACCTTCACATACATCATTAGTCACTTAAATAAACAGAAACGTGCTCCGAAATCTTATATATTACATTATGTTGAACATTCAAAAAATAATGGTTTTATTCATCCCAACCACAGATATTCTTATATTCTTTACACTATTAACTAAAAAGCAAATCATCATTATCCGGTATCATTATTTGAAAATTGTAAAGAATCACCTAGATATTAATTTTGATCTTTATAATGACTCAAGAAAAACAAAAGCTTTATGTCTTCAACTTAACTGGTAAACGAATGGAAAAAGAAGTATTTAGTCTGCTTGTAAATATTcttgattattgttatttacaaCTACAGAAAAGTCCAGATGTGTAATTTTGGGAAAAAAACTTACTTTCATTCTCACCATACTTTATTTCAGCTGAATCAGCAAAAACTGGTGAAACTTTTACTTCAGGTATTTCAGCGGAAGTCCATCTTCTACGAGTTGAATATGTAGGTTTAAGATGAAAAGAATCTTGTGATTCTCGTAATAATCTTTGTGATTCATCTCTTATGCCCGTATCTAATCcaaaatgatatttttcattAAATCGACCGAATCGTCTCAATCTACAAAAGGTTTGAAAATCCATATGAGGTTCTTTAAGTTTATGCTCCATTAATAAACCATTATAGTAAGCTTCTTTCTCATCAGTTGGTGGGGGTGTAGTGTAAAGTTGTGTTTTAAACTGTGCTTTTGATCTAGTTGGCATCCAATCAGTGTCAATATTCTCCGCACTATCACCTAATGTATGTGATCTCCTGTAAATTGTCTTCGATTTTTGCTGTTCATGTCGTTTTCGTTGTTGTTGGTTCATCCAGTGATAGTCCTTTGGATAATACCGTCGATCTTTTCTATATATTGGACCCCAATGTACTGAGCGATTCCGCATATCAGTTAACATTTTCTCTCGAGTATCATCATCTAAACCTGAGGCATATCTTGAGAGGTtaacatcagtttcagtgaaaattGGCCAGTTTATTGTTTCATGTTGGTCGAAATAAGTTAGTGGTACACTGCCTTCATCACTTCTGGATACGTTTGTTGTTGGTATGTTTGAGTGATTGTACGGTATATTATGAGCATAATATGCCTGGTCAAAGCTTCTTGTTATCATATGAGGATCCCTTATAGTACGACGTGGTGGAATATCACTTTTTGATCTGTATGGTGAACCAGATTCACTGACACTGATCGTTGTTTCTAGATGGTAATCTGGTTGATAAACTGGTTGCTGCAATTTTACAGGCTTCTGCCTATGTTGAGAGGATTTTACAAAATCTCTATTTAAAAAAGGTTCCTGTGGATTTCCGGGTGCTATAGTGGAAGTATATATTTTTAAGGGAAACTCTTGTAATAAATATCTTTCAGTATCCCCATCATCACTAGTCAAGTGTTTTTTTACAACAAGAGGGCGAGTAGTTTGCTTTTCATCCAAACTTTTATGAACAGTAATAATAGTTCTTGGATTATGTACATATTGTGAAGACATTTTTCGGTAGAATGGGGTTTGTCCAGTTTCTAAAGATACCCAATCTAGGCTACTGCCTAAACCTGATGTATCTGCACTACCATGTTTGATAGATGTATCGAATTGTTTAGACGCCTTTCTAATACGTCTCATATTTGCACTCGCAGAAGATATATGAGATGGAATGTGAGGTATTGAAAATACTGATTTACGTTTTGTTACATAACTTCTTCCTCTTTCAATATTCGCAGTGTCACTTAAGTCTGCACTTAAAGTAACATTCTGTACAGGATCGTAAAATCTTTTAACACCTCTTGACAATCTACCATAATCATAATTTTCAGCACTTTCATTATCTAAACTTATACGACAATGTGAATGTGAAGTAAATGGTGAATATGCTGTTGAATATGGTTGATTATCATATGCAAAATCTACTGAAACACCTGAATCCTGAGTTTTAGCTAATGATCCAGATTCTTTAATTAATGAACTTTCATGTTGAGTTGTTATATCTTTTTCAACATCATCTGGGCATTTAACAGCTGCACGTGCTGCTAACGACCATAATTTACGCCTTCTTTCACTGGGCATTCGATGAAATGATTTTATATCATGTTCAttttccattattattactattaataatgatacttgtattagtaataatattaataatttttttaatgatatcGTTATTCCTttgattcaattattaaataaataatattattttactatatatatatacatatagaaaATATATTAAGCATTATGTTATAGTTGAATGGAAGGTTGATATATGCATTTGATCATTTATTATAGAGTTTCGTCCTAATGTTAAGTTCATCAGTAGAAACagtactaaataataataataataatgtactaAATCGCTATGTAGATCTTTtcttttatcaataatattatatatCATTACTTTGAAtttataaattcattaaaataatactCCAAAATGAAGATGACTATTTatgataatattgaatagaggtatatatgcataaataaatattgattataatccagaaaaataatcatataattttatgtatattatttCCTCCTTTCATAAGCTTTATAGATAGTATCCAAGTGACAATTAATTGATTACAATATTATAATGTTAAAGAATATTCAATGaaagaatatttttctttattttttttaaagaaaaaactaaaTATCATAGTCATTGTCAAAAAGGTTTCATTGAATTTCATATCAGAATATACATTGGAACTACAACtaactaaataattaattgaatttgAATAGTATAATATTATCTAATATACATAATAATAGTAGGAAAAATAATGTATATCATCCTAACAGTAAGATTTTGAGAATATTTCCCCATAGTTATGATTGGTTAATACAAATAAAACGACCTTGTGTTGGGAATTTTGAGGAAGGTGAGAGAAATTATAgattttaactaaataaaataggctgatgtatatatatatatatatatatatatatatatatatatatatatatatatatatgaaattggTCTTCAAATCTCTAACTAaaaagatatatgtatatatatatagatagacaGTTTCATCAGGAAACACAAGTTAGGTTGTCTTTCTCTATTTAGTggatttatatgaaaatataaatgtGTGTTAGTCACGTATTCAATTGTTTATATTATGAAAACTATTCAAGAATTTTTGAGTACAGATAGAGATAGACATAGAATTTCTGTAAAGCCATACGTTTAGTTAGTGTGTTTGTATATCATTGATGAGAAAGACTAATCAGAGAACTACTTTTCGTATACGGTAAGAGAGAAATCATTATATTAGAAACAATTCTTTGTGTGATTTACGTATAAAGTCTTTATTATAAAAGAATATGTCATATCGGTTAAGGTAGCAGGAAACCGTAAGTTAAATAGGTGAATAATTAAGTCACTGAAATGGTTTACTGAGTAGATACGCAATAAATTCAATTTcgtcttttttttattattttgtttaaataagcaATTGAATCAATTTGTGatttattcatgttcattgtaTCCAATAGTCAGAAATAAATGAAGCATTAcataaatgatatattttatgattatgGATCAAACATGAGTACCAATGATATCCTAATAGGAGCAATTACTGTATATACATAATAGTTGTTTGATCGATTAAATGCAAACTACCAATTGATTTAATGGTGATTTCCACAGATTGATTAGAAGtacaattaaattatatatGTAGTCATTGTATACTTATTCTAAACTACATTTTAGACATTTCAATTTTATGTATGAAATAaacttttttattaattttcgatatgcacactagtgactggcttcatgagatatatcctggagttctagtgagaatcagtgaccagtggagttcaaacctggtcagttgtgaggtagtaactcactgatgacaatggtggatgtgtcgctcaatttcgtggattagttgaagttagacattaacaccgttggatgacggctcagtggtctagatgaaAATTCCTTGaaagatttattcatttcaacttCTACATTTCATTACAAATACATATAATCTCAACAAAATTCCAACATTTATTAGACTTAAACTTCATTTCATCAAAAGTCATTTCTTTATACAATTCGTAATATTGTGCATCGTCTTAATACAAACGATCTGTTATGATATAATCGAAACTTTTAAAACTACTATCAAATAGGATATTACTTATACATTAGAGAAATGATTTTGCAAAGATTGGTTTATTTGTTGGTAGCATAAAATACAATCGACAGCTTGCATACAACTAGACGATTAGGACTCCACAGTTGACTTCTATTTCATACACACAAATAAATgaagatgaagacagccagtgcagcagcagccttcgcaccagtaggcctcaacatacacaaaggggaaAGTAGGATCCTCATATActacacggagaacaccaacccaatcactcTGGAGGAGGTGGAATGTTTTCActtatctgggtagcatcatcaGTGAACAAGAAGGATCCGATACAGACGTAAATgggaggattggcaaagcaaggacagcattcctacaattgaagaacatgtggaactcaaagcaactgtcaaccagtaatcaaagtgagaatcttcaatacgaacgtctaaacagttctactgtacggagttgtAGCGTATAAAACGACGACAACCTTGATCAAAAAGATAGAAGTacaaataaacaattgtctatgtatgatactgaatgtccgttggccgggtactatcagcaacagactactataggagagaacaaaccagctttcagctgaagaggaaattagggaaagactcTGAAAGTGGATAagatatacattacggaaatcctcaaactgcatcacgaggcaaacgtTAACTTAGAATCCTTCGAGGAAACGGCAAAGAGGAACACAACTTTTTGTATAGAACTCCTTGATTTGTTAAAGTACAAACATAAAACTAATAGTCAATTTGAATGTTACCCTGGCGAAACCAAAATTCCATATATCTCAgcttaatgataataataatatttcaatagAAGACAAAACTAATTATCATCTTCAAACAGTTTACATTTGCATTAAAAATCTGTCTGaaagtaaattatttacataatgTACTTACTGAaactaaaatattcaaaatgagACAATTAATAAGATGAATAAGTCATTATCAACAAAACTAGACACAAGAGTCAAGATTCACGCGTAAATGTTTTGTAAAACGTTTGGTAATATGAGAAGGTAATATAGATGAGAGCATgaatattaatagtagtagtgtgtgagtagtagtagtaatgatatgaataataaaacaaagtagGTGACTGCATCATTTACACGAGATATATAGAATAAACATAATTCAGCGAAAGTCCATAGACCTTACAAAGatgacattatttcaaaacagttattattatcaaattaaaCAGTTTCATTACATTTTCCTTCTGGATAATTAAGtcactttaaaaaaaactttgatAGCAATAATATTTTTAGAAGCGCACTAAAAGCGGAGTTCGTTGCTTGCTAATCATTACGGTGAACAGATACATTGTTTATGTCCATCTTTTAGAATTATGAGAGGAATTAAATATTTGAGGTCAGTGGACTTTTGTTCCTCTTCGTTATAGTATTACTTAACTCAATCAAAGACTAATTCATTTTGTGGGACAGTTATCCACTATAGACAACAGAAGATGGTCGTGTTatgttgtggattgattgaaattagacatcaaCACTGTTATATACTTTCTCAATGTTTTAGAAATTAAGTGCTTGTGCTCGAGCCTGAAAGTCGCCAGTTTGATTACCGTTCACAGGATCGAACAATTccgaagagttccatactaggactaaacggccgttcaatgctctCGGGTTTTCAATAACGGTCCAACTATGATCACTTCTCAACCCTATACTGGTAATTTTTTATGTTTTAAACACTAATCGTTTATTAAATATTCACATTATAACATTGAAAACACAAGTTGaatggaaaaaaatatttttcaaattctTTCTTCATCAGGGTCCAACACTACTATAAATAAGTTTTATAATTCAAAATGAAACCAACACTAAATAAACGGTGATTGATCAATTCAAAAATGTATTGCATTATTTTCTTcaaaacaataataagttaGAATGCGCAATTAGATCTAAACATGAGAATACGTAGTTGGTTAAATACAACAACTTATCATTTAAG
This window encodes:
- a CDS encoding hypothetical protein (EggNog:ENOG410V6PS~COG:K), producing the protein MENEHDIKSFHRMPSERRRKLWSLAARAAVKCPDDVEKDITTQHESSLIKESGSLAKTQDSGVSVDFAYDNQPYSTAYSPFTSHSHCRISLDNESAENYDYGRLSRGVKRFYDPVQNVTLSADLSDTANIERGRSYVTKRKSVFSIPHIPSHISSASANMRRIRKASKQFDTSIKHGSADTSGLGSSLDWVSLETGQTPFYRKMSSQYVHNPRTIITVHKSLDEKQTTRPLVVKKHLTSDDGDTERYLLQEFPLKIYTSTIAPGNPQEPFLNRDFVKSSQHRQKPVKLQQPVYQPDYHLETTISVSESGSPYRSKSDIPPRRTIRDPHMITRSFDQAYYAHNIPYNHSNIPTTNVSRSDEGSVPLTYFDQHETINWPIFTETDVNLSRYASGLDDDTREKMLTDMRNRSVHWGPIYRKDRRYYPKDYHWMNQQQRKRHEQQKSKTIYRRSHTLGDSAENIDTDWMPTRSKAQFKTQLYTTPPPTDEKEAYYNGLLMEHKLKEPHMDFQTFCRLRRFGRFNEKYHFGLDTGIRDESQRLLRESQDSFHLKPTYSTRRRWTSAEIPEVKVSPVFADSAEIKYGENEREDHRTIEHFDQVYPIDVHNYTKYTTGRKRPYHEQFSPYDQHRIAYEDEVIKRPWSQTHKTDRYLTPHRGDSLRKALSLDKPSYIPTPLHKPSSSQQYYHSSPEQLKHPEESLESKFTRQQHFKYHIPYYSSSFDYPSLSSSKTRPLIHPGYIQTYNFFSPIEEKGDFESETKGHPLMSRFNEDKDDICEKNEKIYPMQIKDDHGLAAHKQKSASHVTTDITGDTSNHSSQKKIYQSPLKKTISPSASTDDIIPYDRKSFISHKEVRINESQTHEPTGIKKSVTLSNDINIKQSPQTTTRHTTTMSSSGILKVSVHLGESEIQEFAEYWDHSIFSGARITAVCLAGVASVCLVCSVCASTWLYQGYANNITHSGFWKRCNYFNQTCEIMLPFITKHEGWQDGAFFILVLAILLGFLGLSLSVAGHLVYALPKRLYYFHSGGEAHVVAAFVTALSVLIYHITIKLHLRTEGPVNFGEAYGISWFACFLHIMAAILLLLDEIINELVNLARRVHCVRTCLKCIIHTYSKTVQKKRQLFTHYNIKFYNDK